One segment of Streptomyces sp. NBC_01463 DNA contains the following:
- a CDS encoding family 1 glycosylhydrolase, whose translation MTHTQVPFPEGFLWGASTAAHQIEGNNTNSDWWVKEHTAGTHIQEPSLDACDSYHRWHEDMDVLAGLGFTDYRFSIEWARIEPAEGRFSRAELAHYRRMVEGAIERGLRPMVTLHHFTVPQWFEARGGFTSEGATELFARYVAACAPVIGEGVSHVCTINEPNMIAVMAGQAKRGDIGFPPAGLPTPDDETTEAVIAAHHAAVKEVKAINGDIQVGWTIANQVYQALPGAEEVTAAYRHPREDVFIEAARGDDWIGVQSYTRTKIGTDGPIPTADDVERTLTQWEYYPSAVGHALRHTADVVGHDVPLIVTENGIATDDDNRRVDYYTGALNEVASALEDGLNVRGYLAWSALDNYEWGSYAPTFGLIGWNPETFERLPKPSAVWLGEMGRTRALPRDAG comes from the coding sequence ATGACTCACACCCAGGTCCCGTTCCCCGAAGGATTCCTGTGGGGTGCCTCCACGGCCGCCCACCAGATCGAGGGCAACAACACCAACAGCGACTGGTGGGTCAAGGAGCACACCGCGGGCACCCACATCCAGGAGCCCAGCCTGGACGCCTGCGACAGCTACCACCGCTGGCACGAGGACATGGACGTGCTGGCCGGACTGGGCTTCACCGACTACCGGTTCTCCATCGAGTGGGCCCGCATCGAGCCCGCCGAGGGCCGGTTCTCCCGGGCCGAGCTCGCCCACTACCGCCGGATGGTCGAGGGCGCCATCGAGCGCGGCCTGCGCCCCATGGTCACCCTGCACCACTTCACCGTGCCCCAGTGGTTCGAGGCCCGCGGCGGCTTCACCTCCGAGGGCGCGACCGAGCTGTTCGCCCGCTACGTCGCGGCCTGCGCGCCGGTCATCGGTGAAGGCGTCAGCCACGTCTGCACCATCAACGAGCCGAACATGATCGCCGTCATGGCGGGCCAGGCCAAGCGCGGCGACATCGGCTTCCCGCCCGCCGGGCTGCCCACCCCGGACGACGAGACCACCGAGGCCGTGATCGCCGCCCACCACGCGGCCGTCAAGGAGGTCAAGGCGATCAACGGCGACATCCAGGTCGGCTGGACCATCGCCAACCAGGTCTACCAGGCCCTGCCCGGCGCCGAAGAGGTCACCGCGGCCTACCGCCACCCCCGCGAGGACGTCTTCATCGAGGCCGCCCGCGGCGACGACTGGATCGGGGTGCAGTCCTACACCCGGACGAAGATCGGCACCGACGGCCCGATCCCGACCGCGGACGACGTCGAGCGCACCCTCACGCAGTGGGAGTACTACCCCTCCGCGGTCGGTCACGCGCTGCGCCACACCGCCGATGTCGTGGGCCACGACGTGCCGCTGATCGTCACCGAGAACGGCATCGCCACGGACGACGACAACCGCCGCGTCGACTACTACACCGGTGCGCTGAACGAGGTCGCCTCCGCACTGGAGGACGGCCTCAACGTCCGGGGCTACCTGGCCTGGAGCGCGCTCGACAACTACGAGTGGGGCTCCTACGCGCCCACCTTCGGCCTCATCGGCTGGAACCCCGAGACGTTCGAACGGCTGCCGAAGCCGTCCGCCGTCTGGCTGGGCGAGATGGGCCGCACCCGCGCCCTGCCGCGCGACGCCGGCTGA
- a CDS encoding glycoside hydrolase family 18 protein, whose protein sequence is MALGLVLVLVVPVLTAGAALRLNFTGDPGDGTLTRGRDAIWLGHAWVDGRKKDADLAAFAARIKGTGIKDLYVHAGPLEHDGTLPAARYPGARRLIDAVHRTMPGIRVQAWLGDRLASEGPDGLRLERAASREAVVGSARQVLDAGFDGVHFDLEPLHSGDAHYLSLLDDLHAVTRARGVPLSVAAHQIDPLPAAQTVLGALTGRGKWWSQKYFGQVARRVDQIAVMSYDTWMPLEGLYGGYVAEQTSLALEVTPRGTDLLMGLPFFHENDLGHHASAETVAAAVRGTRLGLGRTDRGRERFGVALYVDFAAEDGDWAAYREGWH, encoded by the coding sequence ATCGCGCTGGGGCTGGTCCTGGTGCTCGTGGTGCCGGTCCTCACCGCGGGCGCCGCCCTGCGGCTCAACTTCACCGGCGATCCGGGGGACGGCACCCTGACCCGGGGCCGCGACGCCATCTGGCTGGGGCACGCCTGGGTCGACGGCCGGAAGAAGGACGCCGACCTCGCCGCGTTCGCCGCCCGGATCAAGGGGACGGGCATCAAGGACCTGTACGTCCACGCCGGACCCCTGGAACACGACGGCACACTGCCCGCCGCCCGCTACCCCGGGGCGCGCCGGCTGATCGATGCCGTGCACCGCACCATGCCCGGCATCCGGGTCCAGGCCTGGCTCGGGGACAGGCTGGCGAGCGAGGGGCCCGACGGGCTGCGCCTGGAGCGTGCCGCGTCGCGCGAGGCCGTCGTCGGATCGGCGCGGCAGGTCCTGGACGCCGGCTTCGACGGCGTGCACTTCGACCTGGAGCCGCTGCACTCGGGCGACGCCCACTACCTCTCGCTCCTGGACGACCTGCACGCAGTCACCCGGGCCCGCGGGGTACCGCTCTCCGTCGCCGCCCACCAGATCGACCCGCTGCCCGCCGCGCAGACCGTCCTCGGCGCGCTCACCGGCCGAGGCAAGTGGTGGTCGCAGAAGTACTTCGGCCAGGTGGCCCGCAGGGTCGACCAGATCGCCGTCATGTCGTACGACACCTGGATGCCGCTGGAGGGGCTGTACGGCGGGTACGTCGCCGAACAGACCTCGCTGGCCCTCGAAGTGACCCCGCGCGGCACCGACCTGCTGATGGGGCTGCCGTTCTTCCACGAGAACGACCTGGGGCACCACGCGTCGGCGGAGACGGTCGCGGCCGCGGTCCGCGGCACCAGGCTGGGGCTGGGGCGCACGGACCGCGGCCGGGAGCGGTTCGGGGTGGCGCTGTACGTCGACTTCGCCGCGGAGGACGGCGACTGGGCGGCGTACCGGGAGGGCTGGCACTGA
- a CDS encoding TPM domain-containing protein: MSRTRNLIPGRALLAVLLTVCWLALPAALTARADDPITLSRDGQITDKVGALGDRRPQVVTALDQLYDQRRVQLFVAYVRDFSGRSAQDWADETADRNGLGLDDVLLAVATHDRQYAYSVDQDSRLTDAQLQDVASTAVEPALKENDWAGAAIGAAHGYAAVLAGRPVPTPTLTPGADDPGTGKSGGTSTGDLVLPIVLVGGAGAVAAYAFTRRKRRATTRTTPGAIGWGPAGGGEAQQPPTPLPELDARAKETLVDTDDAVRTSDEELGFATAQFGEEAAAPFTEAVAYARGELTAAFRLRQQLDDAFPEDDDTRRRMLDEIISRCADANTRLDAVSEDFDRLRELERNAPQALAAAESAFRALAGRVAAAETTLNSMRGTYAESASAPVAGDIEQAKDRLVFATSSLNQARQAADGGDNAAAAVYVRATEGAIGQAATLVDGVDRRARELGEAAGRLPGALTEMETDLADAGGLLEGTSQGMSTADLRGRIARAQSVARDVRTELDAGAYDPVDALRRVEEADAALDEALAGAREQEQGSRRARSLLDQAMLTARSAIGAAADYVTTNRGAVGSEARTRLAEAQRRLERAGELSGTDDPQAALAEAQRADALAGEARSLAEQDVRAYGGRGGGMPGGGGGSGGGMGGAVLGGIILGGLLGGGGRGGGLGGGGFGGGGFGGGFGGGGGPGSFGGGGTRGRRGGGGRF, translated from the coding sequence GTGAGCCGAACCCGGAACCTCATACCGGGCCGGGCCCTGCTCGCCGTGCTGCTGACGGTGTGCTGGCTGGCCCTCCCCGCCGCGCTGACCGCTCGCGCCGACGACCCCATCACGCTGTCCCGGGACGGGCAGATCACCGACAAGGTCGGTGCGCTCGGGGACCGCAGGCCCCAGGTGGTCACCGCGCTCGACCAGCTGTACGACCAGCGCCGCGTCCAGCTCTTCGTGGCGTACGTCCGTGACTTCTCCGGGCGCTCCGCACAGGACTGGGCCGACGAGACGGCCGACCGCAACGGGCTCGGCCTCGACGACGTCCTGCTGGCCGTCGCCACCCACGACCGGCAGTACGCGTACTCCGTCGACCAGGACTCCCGCCTCACGGACGCGCAGCTCCAGGACGTGGCGAGCACCGCCGTCGAGCCGGCGCTCAAGGAGAACGACTGGGCGGGCGCCGCCATCGGGGCCGCCCACGGCTACGCGGCCGTGCTGGCCGGCCGGCCCGTGCCCACCCCCACGCTCACCCCCGGCGCCGACGACCCCGGCACCGGGAAGTCCGGCGGGACCAGCACCGGGGACCTGGTGCTGCCGATCGTCCTCGTCGGCGGCGCCGGCGCGGTCGCCGCGTACGCCTTCACCCGGCGCAAGCGGCGCGCCACCACCCGGACGACGCCCGGCGCCATCGGCTGGGGTCCTGCGGGCGGGGGCGAGGCGCAGCAGCCGCCCACACCGCTGCCGGAGCTCGACGCCCGGGCCAAGGAGACGCTCGTCGACACGGACGACGCGGTCCGCACGAGCGACGAGGAGCTCGGATTCGCCACCGCCCAGTTCGGCGAGGAGGCCGCGGCGCCGTTCACCGAGGCGGTCGCGTACGCCAGGGGCGAGCTGACGGCGGCGTTCCGGCTGCGGCAGCAGCTCGACGACGCGTTCCCGGAGGACGACGACACCCGCAGGCGGATGCTGGACGAGATCATCAGCCGCTGCGCGGACGCCAACACCCGGCTGGACGCGGTCTCGGAGGACTTCGACCGGCTGCGCGAACTGGAGCGCAACGCTCCGCAGGCGCTGGCGGCGGCCGAGTCCGCCTTCCGGGCGCTCGCCGGCCGGGTGGCCGCGGCCGAGACCACGCTCAACTCGATGCGCGGCACGTACGCGGAGTCGGCATCGGCCCCCGTCGCGGGTGACATCGAACAGGCCAAGGACCGGCTGGTCTTCGCCACGTCCTCGCTCAACCAGGCCCGGCAGGCCGCCGACGGCGGCGACAACGCGGCGGCCGCGGTGTACGTACGGGCCACCGAGGGCGCGATCGGCCAGGCGGCCACCCTCGTCGACGGCGTCGACCGGCGCGCTCGGGAACTCGGCGAGGCCGCGGGCCGGCTGCCGGGCGCGCTCACCGAGATGGAGACGGACCTGGCGGACGCCGGAGGGCTGCTGGAGGGCACGTCGCAGGGCATGTCCACGGCCGATCTGCGCGGCCGGATCGCCCGGGCGCAGTCGGTGGCCCGCGATGTGCGGACGGAACTGGACGCCGGTGCGTACGACCCGGTCGACGCGCTGCGCCGGGTGGAGGAGGCGGACGCGGCGCTGGACGAGGCGCTGGCGGGCGCGCGCGAGCAGGAGCAGGGCAGCCGGCGGGCCCGCTCCCTGCTCGACCAGGCGATGCTCACGGCACGGTCGGCGATCGGTGCCGCCGCTGACTACGTCACCACCAACCGGGGCGCGGTCGGCAGCGAGGCCAGGACCCGGCTGGCGGAGGCCCAGCGGCGCCTGGAGCGGGCCGGTGAGCTGTCCGGGACGGACGACCCGCAGGCCGCGCTGGCCGAGGCGCAGCGGGCGGACGCACTGGCCGGGGAGGCGCGGAGCCTCGCGGAGCAGGACGTACGGGCGTACGGGGGCCGTGGCGGCGGCATGCCGGGCGGCGGGGGCGGTTCGGGCGGCGGCATGGGCGGTGCGGTCCTCGGCGGGATCATCCTCGGCGGGCTCCTGGGCGGCGGGGGCCGCGGGGGCGGCCTGGGAGGCGGCGGATTCGGGGGCGGCGGCTTCGGCGGCGGGTTCGGCGGGGGCGGCGGGCCCGGCAGCTTCGGCGGCGGGGGCACCCGCGGCCGGCGGGGCGGTGGCGGCCGCTTCTGA
- a CDS encoding PspA/IM30 family protein, with amino-acid sequence MSKQTILGRVTQLAKANINALLDQAEDPQKMLDQLIREYTSNISEAEQAVAATIGNLRLMEQDHSEDVEAAKGWGEKALAASRKADELRAGGSAGDADKFDNLAKVALGRQLQSEKEAKTAEPTIAAQTEVVDKLKTGLDQMKAKLTELKSKRDELVARAKSAQAQNQMMDSVKNINVLDPTSEISRFEDKVRREEAKALGKQELAASSLDAQFEQLDTLGASAEVEARLAALKTA; translated from the coding sequence ATGAGCAAGCAGACCATTCTCGGACGCGTCACCCAGCTGGCGAAGGCCAACATCAACGCCCTGCTCGACCAGGCCGAGGACCCGCAGAAGATGCTGGACCAGCTGATCCGCGAGTACACGTCCAACATCTCGGAGGCCGAGCAGGCCGTGGCCGCCACCATCGGCAATCTGCGGCTGATGGAGCAGGACCACAGCGAGGACGTCGAGGCGGCCAAGGGGTGGGGCGAGAAGGCGCTCGCGGCCAGCCGCAAGGCCGACGAGCTGCGGGCGGGCGGATCGGCAGGTGACGCCGACAAGTTCGACAACCTGGCCAAGGTCGCGCTCGGCCGCCAGCTCCAGTCGGAGAAGGAGGCGAAGACCGCGGAGCCCACCATCGCCGCGCAGACCGAGGTGGTGGACAAGCTCAAGACCGGCCTGGACCAGATGAAGGCGAAGCTGACGGAGCTGAAGTCCAAGCGGGACGAGCTGGTCGCCCGGGCCAAGTCCGCCCAGGCGCAGAACCAGATGATGGACTCCGTCAAGAACATCAACGTCCTCGACCCGACCAGCGAGATCAGCCGCTTCGAGGACAAGGTGCGGCGCGAGGAGGCGAAGGCACTGGGCAAGCAGGAACTCGCCGCGTCGTCGCTGGACGCCCAGTTCGAGCAGCTGGACACGCTGGGCGCCAGCGCCGAGGTGGAGGCCCGCCTCGCCGCGCTGAAGACGGCCTGA
- a CDS encoding PAS domain-containing SpoIIE family protein phosphatase/ATP-binding protein — MWQSSPPGSIYDYIRVASFSIGPDGLIEQWSRRAAGLFGVAASEAVGRDPVEAFMPAELRGDGRRRIGEVLDGKEWTGLVPFRMPGEDGVHGLAEIYVMPSETATGERAAVCIVVDVRALRVIETDLAASQAIFGQSPFGFVLFGTDLTVVRANQRFATVFGGRADDHRGRTVDDYLAGAEADRLTATLERVLATGDSVTDLQLVGTTPGGTERRHWSMNLYRVHSGSGRPIGIAGLATDVTRRHIAAREAASARRNLALLNEASARIGNSLDLETTARELLDVAVPGFCDLAAVDLYQALLTGEEAPPGSGSPLRRDAVGGSAELRRVAFASAVSDTLPGLAPASPDAESGSVTGPPALGAVHHYPFGSPCAIALRTGHVEDVPGDDRGFVQSTLAVPMVAHDTVVGLVQFSRTKGSEPFGERDRALATELAARAAVCIDNARLYRREHERALILQRSLLPPGDPEAAGLDIACRYLPGNTATEVGGDWFDVIELPGHRTALVVGDVMGRGLRAAVAMGELRTAVRTLALLDLEPAEVLSALDEVARGLGTPGGGTSADAGGGAQWPSRAAHKSREADLSEVYLATCVYAVYDPVTRRCTFANAGHLPPVVVEPGEAALLLDVPPGMPLGVGGEPFEEVEVELKEGALLALYTDGLVESRDHPLDEGLAALRGALVEPARPLEDVCDHVLSSLDTRHGEDDIALLMARIQGLPAEAVGDWRLPRELRSVGRARELARGQLLSWDLDDLVDTTELLVSELVTNALRYGEGEIRLRLLRDRTLVCEVWDAGLVQPRRRRARDTDEGGRGLQLVGLLSAAWGSRRTPRGKTVWFELPLPDGGPAVERTVEELLSMY; from the coding sequence GTGTGGCAGAGCAGTCCGCCTGGCTCGATCTACGACTACATCAGGGTCGCCTCCTTCTCGATCGGCCCCGACGGCCTGATCGAGCAGTGGAGCCGCCGGGCCGCCGGTCTCTTCGGCGTTGCCGCTTCCGAGGCCGTGGGCAGGGACCCGGTCGAGGCGTTCATGCCCGCCGAACTGCGCGGGGACGGCCGCCGGCGGATCGGCGAGGTGCTCGACGGCAAGGAGTGGACGGGCCTGGTCCCCTTCCGGATGCCGGGCGAGGACGGTGTGCACGGGCTCGCCGAGATCTATGTCATGCCGAGCGAGACGGCCACGGGTGAACGGGCCGCGGTCTGCATCGTCGTGGACGTGCGCGCCCTGCGCGTCATCGAGACGGACCTCGCCGCATCGCAGGCGATTTTCGGTCAATCTCCCTTCGGCTTCGTGCTGTTCGGTACCGATCTCACCGTGGTACGGGCCAACCAGCGTTTCGCCACGGTCTTCGGCGGCCGGGCCGACGACCACCGCGGCCGCACCGTCGACGACTACCTGGCCGGCGCGGAGGCGGACCGGCTGACCGCCACGCTCGAACGCGTGCTGGCCACCGGCGACTCCGTCACCGACCTCCAGCTCGTCGGCACCACCCCCGGCGGCACCGAGCGCCGCCACTGGTCGATGAACCTCTACCGGGTGCACAGCGGCTCGGGCCGCCCCATCGGCATCGCCGGACTGGCCACCGATGTGACCCGGCGCCACATCGCCGCCCGCGAGGCCGCCAGTGCCCGGCGCAACCTCGCCCTCCTCAACGAGGCGAGCGCCCGCATCGGCAACTCACTCGACCTGGAGACCACCGCCCGCGAACTCCTCGACGTCGCCGTGCCCGGCTTCTGCGACCTCGCCGCGGTCGACCTCTACCAGGCCCTGCTCACCGGCGAGGAGGCCCCGCCGGGCAGCGGCAGCCCGCTGCGCCGGGATGCGGTCGGCGGCTCCGCCGAACTGCGCCGCGTCGCCTTCGCCAGCGCCGTGTCGGACACCCTGCCCGGCCTCGCCCCCGCCTCGCCCGACGCCGAATCCGGTTCGGTCACCGGGCCGCCCGCACTCGGCGCCGTGCACCACTACCCCTTCGGCTCGCCCTGCGCCATAGCCCTGCGCACCGGCCATGTGGAGGACGTGCCGGGCGACGACCGCGGCTTCGTCCAGTCCACGCTCGCCGTGCCGATGGTCGCCCACGACACCGTCGTCGGCCTCGTGCAGTTCTCCCGTACGAAGGGCAGCGAACCCTTCGGTGAACGGGACCGGGCGCTGGCCACCGAACTCGCCGCCCGCGCCGCCGTCTGTATCGACAACGCCCGCCTCTACCGCCGCGAGCACGAACGCGCACTGATACTCCAGCGCAGCCTCCTGCCCCCCGGCGACCCCGAGGCCGCGGGCCTGGACATCGCCTGCCGCTACCTGCCCGGCAACACGGCGACCGAGGTGGGCGGCGACTGGTTCGACGTCATCGAACTCCCCGGACACCGCACCGCCCTCGTCGTCGGCGACGTGATGGGCCGGGGACTGCGCGCCGCCGTCGCCATGGGCGAACTGCGCACCGCCGTACGCACCCTGGCCCTCCTCGACCTCGAACCCGCCGAAGTGCTCTCCGCGCTCGACGAGGTCGCCCGCGGCCTCGGCACCCCCGGCGGCGGCACCTCGGCCGACGCGGGCGGCGGCGCCCAGTGGCCCTCCCGCGCCGCCCACAAGTCCCGGGAGGCGGACCTCTCCGAGGTCTATCTCGCGACCTGCGTCTACGCCGTCTACGACCCGGTCACCCGGCGCTGCACCTTCGCCAACGCCGGTCATCTGCCCCCCGTCGTCGTCGAACCGGGCGAGGCGGCACTGCTCCTCGACGTACCGCCCGGGATGCCGCTCGGCGTCGGCGGCGAACCCTTCGAGGAGGTCGAGGTGGAGCTCAAGGAGGGCGCCCTCCTCGCCCTCTACACCGACGGCCTCGTCGAGTCCCGCGACCACCCGCTGGACGAGGGACTGGCAGCGCTGCGCGGAGCCCTCGTTGAACCCGCGCGTCCCCTGGAGGACGTCTGCGACCACGTGCTGAGCTCGCTCGACACCCGGCACGGCGAGGACGACATCGCCCTGCTGATGGCCCGCATCCAGGGACTGCCGGCCGAGGCCGTCGGCGACTGGCGGCTGCCCCGCGAGCTCCGCTCGGTCGGCCGCGCCCGCGAGCTCGCCCGCGGCCAGCTGCTCTCCTGGGACCTCGACGACCTGGTGGACACCACCGAACTCCTGGTCAGCGAGCTCGTCACCAACGCCCTGCGCTACGGCGAGGGCGAGATCCGGCTGAGGCTGCTGCGGGACCGCACCCTCGTCTGCGAGGTGTGGGACGCGGGCCTCGTCCAGCCGCGGCGCCGGCGCGCACGCGACACGGACGAGGGCGGCCGCGGACTCCAGCTGGTCGGGCTGCTGAGCGCCGCCTGGGGATCGCGGCGGACCCCGCGCGGCAAGACCGTCTGGTTCGAACTCCCGCTGCCCGACGGCGGACCGGCCGTCGAGCGCACGGTGGAGGAACTCCTGAGCATGTACTGA
- a CDS encoding ATP-binding protein, giving the protein MIGVIDTEGDCAEWSFPAVPGAVRTARHAVHDALRCWGLDAAVGDLAVLLVSELVTNSMRYTAGPIGVRLVRPRPRGDGPSAHPGLLVEVSDPLPDPPTERTAGPDDEGGRGLQLVACSARRWGTRRGKSGKTVWFELALPG; this is encoded by the coding sequence GTGATCGGCGTGATCGATACCGAAGGCGACTGCGCCGAGTGGAGTTTTCCTGCTGTCCCCGGTGCCGTGCGCACCGCCCGGCACGCCGTCCACGACGCGCTGCGCTGCTGGGGGCTCGACGCGGCCGTCGGTGATCTGGCGGTTCTGCTGGTCAGCGAGCTGGTGACCAACTCCATGCGCTACACGGCGGGTCCCATCGGGGTGCGGCTGGTGCGCCCCCGTCCCCGGGGCGACGGCCCCTCCGCACACCCCGGGCTGCTCGTGGAAGTCTCCGATCCGCTTCCGGATCCGCCCACCGAACGTACGGCTGGGCCCGACGACGAAGGCGGCAGAGGACTGCAGCTCGTGGCCTGTTCGGCACGCCGCTGGGGGACCAGGCGAGGAAAGAGCGGCAAGACGGTGTGGTTCGAGCTGGCTCTCCCTGGTTAG